The Streptomyces kanamyceticus DNA segment TTCTCCTCGTCGTGCTCCATCTTGGCGAGCGCGTACCGCGTGACGAGCCCGCCCATGCTGAACCCGCCGACGGTCAGCGGGTGTTGGCCCTTGCGCCGCGCGATCGCCTCCAGGATCGCGGCGCGTGCGACATGGGCGTTGTCCAGGATCGAGGCGCTGCGCTCGTCGAAGCCGAGCAGGATGACATCGCGGCCGCGGGCCCGCAGTTCGCTGATGAACGGGTACGAGCCGCGCTCCAGGATCTCCCAGGAGAAGTCGAGCTCGCTGGGCCCGCTGTTGAAGCCGTCGGCGAGGATGACGGGCCGGGTCAGGCCCTGCTTCGGGTCGGCGAGGTACACCCACGCGGTGCCGCCCGGCAGCGTCCACTCGTCGTCCGGCTCCGGCGCGGCCTCGCTGACCTCGCGCGGTCCTGGCGCGAGGGTCACGCGCGCGGCGGACCGCCAGGCGTCCGCGATCTGCTGTTCGGTGGGCTCGTAGGGCTCGGTGTGTTCGTTGCGCTCGGTCATGAAGGGTCCCCTCCGGGTGTGCCGCTCGTGCCGCTTCGATGACGTGCGGTGTCATCTTCGGTACGGCGGATGGGTGCCGGTAGGCGCTCGCGGCGATCCGCGCGGGGGCGAAGGGGCTTTCGGCCAGTGTGCCTTCGGCCGTCCCCGGGCGTGCCGCGGGGCGGCGCGACGGCACGCTGGCCAGGGGGCAGGGACGGGTGTGGCGGGGGATTCGCGGGGCATCGGCGGCGCGTCGGCCATTCCGGCGTGCGGCACGGGCCGTTGCCGCACGCCGCGGCGGCGGAACTATGTCGCGAAGGTGACCGGGACCCTCAACGGTCCACGCGCTCAAGGTACGTCGGCGCCCCCGAGCCCTGCCCCGTTCCGCTCAACGGCCGCATCTCCAGCTTGTCAGGACCCAGTGCCGTGTACGTGATCGAATCAGCGCCCTTCTCGCAGGTCGAGCCCGATTTCGCGGAGTCCAACACGATGGGTCCGTGGCTGAGTTGCTTGCCCCGGACCGAGGTCAGCTCGGCCTTCCACTCACACCTGGTCTTCGGGTTCTTCGCGTCCGAACTGGTCCAGTGCACCACAGCGCTGCCGAACGGGCCTTGTGTGAAGGTGATCCGCCGGCCTTGACCGATGTCCTCGTTCTCGTCCCGCCAGGTCCCAAGGAACGCCTTCGGCACGGGCTTGTCGGTCAGCCGCTCCTTCTTGAGCACGGCCGAGTAACCCCCGCCCTTCGTGCTCCAGTCGAGCTTGCCGTCCGGCCGCGTCTTCAGCGTGTGCTCCGGAATCGCGGAACAACCGCCCACGTCCGTACTCCCCGAGAGGGCCTCGCCGAGGGTGAGCCTCTTGAGGCCGGAGCCGCCGGCCGGGCCGGACGACACGACCCAGTCGCTCGTCCTGAAGCACTGGTCGTCCGACGTGGTCAGGTAGATCCGGGCGACCGGACCGCCGCCCTCGCCCTTGGTGACCTCGATCCGCGCCAGACCGCCGTCGTTCTCGACCTCGCCCTCCCAGGCCCCGAGGAACGCCTGCGGCACGGAGCCCGCGGAGTCCGAGGTCCCCTCCTTCCCGTCGTTCTCCCACGGGCGGGCCACGGACACGACCACACCACTGGCGACGAGGGCGACGGCGCCGATGACGGCGGCCCGGCGACGTCGCGGGGGTGCGGGTCTCGCGGACGGCGCGGTCCTGGGCGCGGGTTGCGTGGTCGGCTCGACGCCGGGCGCGGGCCCGAATCCGGGCGGGGGCGAGGAAGGCGGATCCACGGCCGTCGGAGTCGGCGTGACGGACGGCCGCGCGGGTGGCACGGGTGGCACGGGCGCCGCCCGCGCCCCCGGGTGGTCGAGGTCCAGCAACCGCGCCGCGTGCCGCCCCAGTTGTTCGAGCACCTCACCCGGCAGCCACGGCCCGCCCCGGTCGGTCACGGTCCGCGCGGCCACCTCTTCCGGCGTGGGCCGCTGGGCCGGGTCCTTGGCGAGACATTGCCGTACGAGACCGAGGAGCCCCTCCGGGACCCCGTCGAGGTCGGGCTCCTCCTCGGCGACGCGGAACAGCAGCGCGTGCGCCCCGCTGTCCGCCGTCCCGAACGGCTGCCGCCCGGTCGAGACGTACGCGAGCACGGACCCCAGACAGAACACGTCGGAGGCGGGTGTGAGCTTCAGCCCCCGCACCTGCTCGGGCGACATGAACCCGGGCGACCCGATCACCATGCCCGTACGGGTCCTGAGGTCGTCCCCCGTGACGGTCTCCAGGGCCCGCGCGATCCCGAAGTCGATGACACGCGGCCCGTCGACGGTGACGAGGACGTTGGACGGCTTGAGGTCGCGATGGATGAGCCCGGCGCCGTGAATGGCTTGCAGGGCCTGCGCGAGCCGGTTCGCGAGGACGCGGACGGAGTGCTCGGGGAGCGGTCCGTAGTCCTGGGCGACGACGGCGTGCAGGTCGGGCCCCGGGACGTAGCCGGTGGCGACCCAGGGGGTCGGGGCCTCGGTATCCGCGTCAAGGACGGGCGCGGTCCACGTCCCGCCCACGCGCCGGGCCGCATCCACCTCAAGCGCGAACCGCCGCCGGAACTCGGGGAGTCGGGCGAACTCGGCGTGCACCACCTTCACGGCCACGGTCCGCCCGCTCCCGGAGCGTGCGAGATAGACGCGGCCCATCCCGCCTTCACCGAGCAGGCCGAGCAGCCGGTACTCGCCTATGGAGGTGGGGTCTTGGGGGGTGAGGTGATCCATGGGGATGAAGTTACATCTGGAGGGGGTGGGTCAGTTGGCGTAGTCCTTGAGCTTCTCGGTTTCGAGGGTGAGGGCTACGGGCGCGGGGATGCGGACGGTGGAGCCGTAGTGGTAGGGGCGGCGGTTCTGGTAGACGCCGTTCTTGGGGGAGCTGTACACGACGACGGTGTTGTTGCCGCGATCGATGAGCAGGTAGACGGGGATGCCCGCGTAGGCGTAGGCGCGCGGCTTCTCCTGACGGTCCCGGCGGTCGGCGTCGCGGTCTTTGGAGGTGACCTCGACGGTCATGAGGACGCCGTCGGGAGAGGCCCATTCGTCCCGTCCGGCGAAGTAGCCGATGGGAGCCAGGGCGCCGTCCGGCCTGATGCAGTCCTTCCTGTACGTGTCGATCCGCAGTCCCTGTTCCGGGTACAGGGCCAGTTCGGGGCGCTGCATCATGCACTGACGGAGCACCCACATGGTGATCTCGCCGTGGTCGCCGTCCGGCACGGGCTTGACCTCTAGCCTTCCGTTGATGAGTTCGAGCGTGACCGTCTCGGGGGCCACGCGGGCGAGCTCCTCGAAGTCATCGACGCTGATCGGGCCGTGCTTGACGTGCACCCTGCCGTCCCAGAACTCGAGAGTTACGGTCTCCGGGGCCCTGCGGGCCAGTTCCTCGAATTCCTCGACGGACATCTGCGGGCGTTCATCGGTGCCAGGGGTCATGGTGGTGCCTCCTCCCTTCCATCGTGCCCCGGGCGTGTGCCGTCGGACCGTTGGAGCGGTCATGCGTGTGTCCTTTCCTGGGGATGGTGGGCTGCGGCGCGGACCGCTTTCGCGTGGGCGCGGACCGCGTCGGGCCGCAGGGGCACCCCGCGACCGGCGCCCGATTCACCCCGGCAGGGGCCGCAGGTGCCACCGGGCAGGGCCTCCGGGCGGCCGGGTGCGCCGCACTTCCCGCACTCCAGGACGCGGAGTGCGGGGCGCGGCGCGCGCTCGGGCGGGAGCTTGGACGTCAGGCGGCTGCGTACGAGGGCGGCGGGGCGGTGTACGACCGGCGTGAGCCCCGCGGTGAGCGCGTGCAGGAGGTCCGCCTCCGTGGCGCCACGCTCGAACCATCGCGCCGCGTCCGGCGCCAGCGTCGCGCAGTCCGCCTCGGAGAGGGAGAGCGGAGGGGCCGTCCGGCCCAGGGCTGCCAGGAGGATGAACGCGCGGCTTCGGGTGGGGTGTTGCGGGGGCGGCTCTTCTTGTACGTCGCCCCTCGTGAACGCCGCCCACCACGTGTCGTCGCGCGCCGTCCGCGAGAACCACGTTCGGGTGATCCAGTGGGCGCTGCCTGTTCCGTGCAGGTGTTCCCTGCCGCGTCGCAAGTGGCCCGCCGCCTGGAGCCTGTTGAGGGCCGTCCGGAGTGCGCACTGTCCGTACGGGAGGTGTTTGGCCAGGGTCTTTACGGAGATGTCCGTGCCGTCGGGGAGCCGGTCGACGTACGCGGCGATGGCCGCTTCGCGGGGTGGCAGGTGGGTGAAGTCGCCTGCGGCGCGAGGGCGTTGGTCCGGTGCGGAGCGTTTTCCGTAACCAGGATTGGCCATCGGGTGGGGCTCTGCGTGCGGGGCTGCGTGCGCAGGGCGGGGGGCGGTACTAGGCTTGGCGTCAGCCATGGGATCGACTCTCATTCGATCTTGCTGGTTAAACCCCCGCAGGTGTTGGCGCACCGGGCGGGGGTTGTTCGTTATGCGGGCACGCTAGAGCGTCATCACGCTGCGTGGCAAGTTGAACGCCGAAAGTGGTCGACTGTGCCAACTCCCAGGGAGGGAGGGCGGGTTGAGGCCCGCCTCCCGTTCCTTGAAAAGAGGGCTCGGGGCTCGGGGCTTGAGCCCCGGGGGTGGTCAGTCGGCCTTGAGTTCCGTGATGAAGGCGGACCAGGCGGCGGCCCGGAACGCGAGCTTCGGGCCGGTGGGGTTCTTGGAGTCGCGGACGGGGATGAGATTCGGGTGACCGTCAGCCACTTCGAGGCAATCACCGCCGCTGCCGCCGCTGTACGTGGACTTGCGCCAAGTGGCGATCTCCAGGCAGTCGCTGCCGCTGCCCCCGCTGTAGCTCGACTTGTGCCAGACGGCCGCGCTCAGGTCGTACTCGTACTCACGGGTGCTGTTCTCCATGCTCGTAATCCTGCGCCACTGAATCGATCAGAGCCAGGGATTCCTTCGGGGAGAGCGCTGCGGCCTGGAGGAGGTTGAGCATCAGGGCGTGGCGGGCGACTGTGGCCGGGTCGTCGAGAAGCTTGCCCATGTTCGGCCCTTCGACGAAGGAGAGCGGGGGTGCGTCCTCGAACTCCATCAGCTTTAGATGGCCTTCCATTGCCGCGTGTGCCCCGGCCTTGAACGGCAGCACCTGCACGATGATGCGGTGCCTGCGCGCGAGTCCCGCCACGTGGCGCAGCGCCTCCGCCATCACCGCTCCGCCGCCGACCTCCCGTTTGAGGGCGGCCTCGTCAAAGACGGCCCACAACAACGGAGTTGTTGGGTCATCGAGAAGGTGGGCTCGTTCGAGGCGGGCGGCCACGTCGGAGTCGATCATCTCCTGTGTCGCCGTCGGGTGGTAGGCGCGGAACACCTCCTCCGCGTACGCCTTGGTCTGCAGCAGTCCGGGGATCAACTGCATCGCGTACTGCCTGATGGCCGTCGCCGCGGCCTCCGCCTCCGCCGCCTCCGCGAAGTGATCCGGATACTTCGACTTGGCGAGCGCCCCGCAGTTCCGTGCGAAGAAGCCCCCCATGCCGAGGGTCTCGTCGAAGTGGGCCGCATACTCCAGATGCATCCGCCGCGTACCCGCCTCCAGTTGGCCGATGAACGACCCGCTCACGAACAGCGGAGCGCCCAGCGCCTCCTGGCTGAGGCCCGCCCGCTCGCGGGCATGGCGCAGCTCCGCGCCGAGCAGCGCGCGTGGGTTCGACGACGGGTCGAGGTCCTTGGGGCGAGTCATGGGCAACTCCTCCTCTGAACACGGGGCGTTGTTGGGCCGCCTGCACTGTTCACGCTACGTGCAGATGGCCACTCTGGGTGAGGAAACAGCAACACTCGGTGTGAAAGGCGGAGGTCATGACGCTGGCGGCGGAGGAGCGGATGCGGGCGGCGGAGGAAGCCGTCGAGCAGCTGAGAGCGGGGTTCGCGGGGTTCGGCGTCACCTTGCCCTCGCTGCGGATCGACCCGCTGAGCGCGGCCAACGGTGCCCTGCCGCTCATCGAGTTGGGGCGCTGCAACCTCGACACGGCGATGCGGATCGCCGCCGTACTGGAGGAGACGCGGTGAACGAGGACCCGAGCGTGCCGCAGGCGGGGACGTACGCCGTCGACTACCGGGACGGCAGCGTGGGGCAGGTCATGGGCTGCGAGGGCGGGCTCGTGCAGCTCAGGCCGGTCGGCGGGGGGCGGGAGTGGGACTGTCCGCCGGGGTCGGTGGGGGAGGCGCCGACGGAGGACGTGCTGCGGGAGAAGGTGCGCGAGGCGAACCGGCAGGTCCAGGCGCGGCCCCGGTGAGCGGATCGCCGTCCGGGGCGCTCGTTCGTGGGACGCTGAGGGAAAGCGGTCAACGACCGCAGGCTCGTCGATCTACGCTCACGCGCCGCAGGCCACAAGAGAAGGGACCAGCGATGACCGCAGTACCGGTCGAGCACGACACGGCTCCGGACCGCCGCTCGTGGGACCTCCTGCTCCAGGCATGGCGTGAGCTGGATGTGCCGGAGGGCTGGCACGCCGAGATCGATGAAGGGCAGATTGTCTTGGTACCGCCGCCGCACAGGCATCACAACGGAATCGCGGCGCTGCTGCACCGCACGCTGTACGGAGTGATCTCCGAGGAACTGGAGGTGTACCAGACCCTCGGCCTCCACATCGTCCCCCTGGACAAGCTGTATGTCCCCGATCTCGTGCTCGCCCCGCGCGAGGTCGTGGACGCCGCCGATCCCGAGAGCAACGAACCGCTGGACGCGTCGGAGGCGTTGCTCGTCGTGGAGATCACCTCGCCGAGCAACGCCAAGGACGACCGGACCAAGAAGCTGTGGGCCTACGGGCACGCTCCGGTCCCCGCGTACCTGTTGGTGGACCGGTTCGACGAGCACGGTCCGACCGCCACGCTCTTCACCGGTCCGCAGAACGGGGCGTACAAGCATGCCGAGCGGGTGCCGTTCGGGGAGAGCCTGACGCTGTCGGAGCCGTTCGCCGCGGTGGTCGACACGGCGGACTTTCCCGGCTGAGGGGCCGGGCCGGGGTCAGACCGCCGCCGGGGCCTTCGCTGGATCGGTGCCGGTCGTGGCGGGTTCCGCATCCGTGCGGGCCGAGGCGGACTCGCCCGCGTCCCCCTCCTCCGGGGCCACGTTCAGCTCCACCAACATCTCCTTGCTGAACCCGAAGAAGTACGTCGCGAAGAAGCCGACCAGGTAGCCCACCAGCAGGCCGCCGCCGTAGATCGCGATCGTCAGGCCCAGGCCCTTGTTGCCGTCCAGGAGCGGGAAGAGGGCCCAGCCCGACGGGCCGATCGC contains these protein-coding regions:
- a CDS encoding Uma2 family endonuclease, which produces MTPGTDERPQMSVEEFEELARRAPETVTLEFWDGRVHVKHGPISVDDFEELARVAPETVTLELINGRLEVKPVPDGDHGEITMWVLRQCMMQRPELALYPEQGLRIDTYRKDCIRPDGALAPIGYFAGRDEWASPDGVLMTVEVTSKDRDADRRDRQEKPRAYAYAGIPVYLLIDRGNNTVVVYSSPKNGVYQNRRPYHYGSTVRIPAPVALTLETEKLKDYAN
- a CDS encoding Uma2 family endonuclease, with amino-acid sequence MTAVPVEHDTAPDRRSWDLLLQAWRELDVPEGWHAEIDEGQIVLVPPPHRHHNGIAALLHRTLYGVISEELEVYQTLGLHIVPLDKLYVPDLVLAPREVVDAADPESNEPLDASEALLVVEITSPSNAKDDRTKKLWAYGHAPVPAYLLVDRFDEHGPTATLFTGPQNGAYKHAERVPFGESLTLSEPFAAVVDTADFPG
- a CDS encoding serine/threonine-protein kinase → MDHLTPQDPTSIGEYRLLGLLGEGGMGRVYLARSGSGRTVAVKVVHAEFARLPEFRRRFALEVDAARRVGGTWTAPVLDADTEAPTPWVATGYVPGPDLHAVVAQDYGPLPEHSVRVLANRLAQALQAIHGAGLIHRDLKPSNVLVTVDGPRVIDFGIARALETVTGDDLRTRTGMVIGSPGFMSPEQVRGLKLTPASDVFCLGSVLAYVSTGRQPFGTADSGAHALLFRVAEEEPDLDGVPEGLLGLVRQCLAKDPAQRPTPEEVAARTVTDRGGPWLPGEVLEQLGRHAARLLDLDHPGARAAPVPPVPPARPSVTPTPTAVDPPSSPPPGFGPAPGVEPTTQPAPRTAPSARPAPPRRRRAAVIGAVALVASGVVVSVARPWENDGKEGTSDSAGSVPQAFLGAWEGEVENDGGLARIEVTKGEGGGPVARIYLTTSDDQCFRTSDWVVSSGPAGGSGLKRLTLGEALSGSTDVGGCSAIPEHTLKTRPDGKLDWSTKGGGYSAVLKKERLTDKPVPKAFLGTWRDENEDIGQGRRITFTQGPFGSAVVHWTSSDAKNPKTRCEWKAELTSVRGKQLSHGPIVLDSAKSGSTCEKGADSITYTALGPDKLEMRPLSGTGQGSGAPTYLERVDR
- a CDS encoding helix-turn-helix domain-containing protein translates to MTRPKDLDPSSNPRALLGAELRHARERAGLSQEALGAPLFVSGSFIGQLEAGTRRMHLEYAAHFDETLGMGGFFARNCGALAKSKYPDHFAEAAEAEAAATAIRQYAMQLIPGLLQTKAYAEEVFRAYHPTATQEMIDSDVAARLERAHLLDDPTTPLLWAVFDEAALKREVGGGAVMAEALRHVAGLARRHRIIVQVLPFKAGAHAAMEGHLKLMEFEDAPPLSFVEGPNMGKLLDDPATVARHALMLNLLQAAALSPKESLALIDSVAQDYEHGEQHP
- a CDS encoding DUF397 domain-containing protein encodes the protein MENSTREYEYDLSAAVWHKSSYSGGSGSDCLEIATWRKSTYSGGSGGDCLEVADGHPNLIPVRDSKNPTGPKLAFRAAAWSAFITELKAD